Within Triticum dicoccoides isolate Atlit2015 ecotype Zavitan chromosome 1B, WEW_v2.0, whole genome shotgun sequence, the genomic segment NNNNNNNNNNNNNNNNNNNNNNNNNNNNNNNNNNNNNNNNNNNNNNNNNNNNNNNNNNNNNNNNNNNNNNNNNNNNNNNNNNNNNNNNNNNNNNNNNNNNNNNNNNNNNNNNNNNNNNNNNNNNNNNNNNNNNNNNNNNNNNNNNNNNNNNNGCTGCTGCCCCACCCCGCAATCCCCGAGCGACGCAGCCACCCCACCCCGCAATCCCCGAGCGACGTCGCCGCCCCACCCCGCGACTCCGGTGGATCTCCGGGGAGGCGACCTTCTCGCTACAGCTGACTTGACCTCCCCAAAAAAAGTTTCTCCCTCAAGCGGCGTTCTTGTCGCGTCCACCGGAGTTGAGCTGAAGCGTCTCGGTGGACGAGAAGCATGATGTTGCAGCCACCGGCCTCCTACCACAACAAGCGACCGCCGCAGCCATCCTTGACCTTCCGCTGTAGCCTTCCTACCCGACCGCCTCCACAACAcgctggccttcgtctacctctagCTCCGCTGCTACCCAAGGCCGTGTGCGCGATGGCGGCCCATGTCGTTTATCGTCCTGGTTGCGTACACGCTGACGAGTGATGCCCCGATCCATCTCCTCCATCCTCCAGCCACGGCAAGTCCAAAAGAAATGCATTCAGTCTAGCAAGCCAAATGGTTGACCACCAGCCCATGCGTGGATTGGCCCCGACCTGCAGCTGGAGGAGGCCGCGACCTTCAGCTGTAGGAGACGTCGACCTACAACTGGAGGAGGCCCCGACCTTCAGCTGACAATTTTGAGGAACTAGCTACTCGAAAAATCTAACTTGACACTGTACTTGTTTTTGTTCTTCAGAAGTTCAGGCAACTAGGTTGCTCACTAGGAAAAGCCTGAACCACCATGAACAAAAGCAATTTCATGGCTGAGGCCCAGAAAATGCAAAGCTTCGCATCTTCATTGTAGAGAGCTTTGCTTACTTGCTTGCTTGCTTCATGCCTACAACATGCATGCACTTTCTGTGTAACCAAAGAAGTCAGAGACCTCGGAGGAGGCATGTGGACTGTAAGGCAAAACAGGCATATAGACTCAAGGACTTGTACATCGGTGAAATATGAAGCATTTTTCAGGCTTCAAGTTTGAGAAGAAGATGGCATCAACGAGGAATGGAGCCGAGGGTGGTTCACAGTTGCGAACATCGCCGTCTCAACGCTTTTTGGAGCGCCCCTTGAGGAATCTGGTAAGAAACGTGGAGTCTGCTCCTGCCACTGCTACGTACAAAGAGGAAATCCATGTGTTAGGTGTTTAAACTGCTAGCATAAACGTGTGGTTGATTGATTGGCAGCAATGTCAGAGCCATAAGTGAGAATACAAATGCAATAGGAAAGCTCCATGATTAGGAATTCTCAGTCATCGATCCTTTTTGTTTTGAAGATGAACATTTGTAGTGAAGTAATCAATCAAATTGTTCAACAATATTTCCTCGGTATATTCCTTTTTGAGCCTCTATGTACAGACCATTCACTGTATCTCTCGTTAAGGAAAACCAACACCTTTCTGCCACATACATGTGCAGTTGATGATTTGGCCGGCAGCAGCAACATTTCTTGGCATGTGGGTGCTGGTTTTGGCGGGCAAGCAAGCAGCAACGAGCAGCTGCAGGCAAAAGCTACTAACAGGTGAAAAAATAATTCTAGATCAACAATGTTTTACATCGCGACCTCACTTGTTCATAATTTGATGGTAGGATGTTAGATTTAGTCGACGGTTACTATTGAATGCACTCTGAATTTGTATGGTCAATGCTATGAATTATTGAAGCGGATGGACAGGTTTGTAGAATACTCAACCAGATGTGTTAGTCTTCACACAGCAGAAGAGGTCGTTTTCAAACAGCAGCACCAATGTACATCTTCTacaaacaaaaaaagggaaaataTGCTAGTCTTGCTGTTTATCTACTCTTAATTTTGAACTGACAAAAAAATATCGATCTGAACTGGCAGGTGTTGCTTGGCTCCTGACTCCCTTCGCCATGCCACTCACCTCGCGTCGCTGGACCACCGAGGTCGCTGGCAGAATCCTTTTGTTTAGTATCCAGCGCAAGCAATCTGAATCCGCACGCGCAAGCCTTGTGTTGCCGAGTCAGCCCTCCTTCTGCTGACTGCTTCTGTAGTAGCAAGTCGCGCCACCTGCACCTGTTATCGCCACAAGACGTTCTACTACACCTATATGTTCTACTACGACTAAACGCCGGTGGTGGTGAAGTTCTACTACGGATATACGCCAAGTTCTACTACAGTTGTATGTCAGCGACCATGAAAATTCTACTACAGATGTACGCCAAGTTATACTACAGTTATACACCGGCCGTCACAGTGGTTCACATAACTCCTGTGTGGTTACTGgacatgtgtgtgcgtgtgtgtgcgcttGTAGGATTGCTGGTCGTGTGTTGGCCTAAGCAATAGGTTTGCTCTCAACACCATATCCTTATATTTTTCTCTCTTGCTATTTACTTCACAAAAATGTACGCATACTTTATTCTCTCTCTAAATAATGTGCGCACACGAGTGAAAAACCTAGAATTTTGAATTAAAAAATGATCATTTCAAAAACTATAAAAAGGAGGATTTCCCCGTTTCAAGAAAAAACCTTGGGGTTCAAATTAAAAAGACAAATAAGTTCGTTTATTAGAAACCCAAGAAGGTAGAATGAAAAAAAGTGTCTCAGTTTTTAAATAGAAACGGGATATGTTTGTACAGAAAAAAGCTCATGGATTTTTTTGTCTTTGGAAAATGGGTTTTCCTCATTTCTAAAATAACCTAGAAGTTCaagtttaaaaaaaatgatcatttcaaaaattatgaaaaacatGGATTTCCTCGTTTGTAGAAAAACCTAGACTTCTAAATTTAAAAGACAAAGTAGTCCAATGTTTATTACAAACCCCAAGAAGGTTAAACGAAAAAAAACAAAGCATCTCAACACAAAATTATATAAAAGGTATTTTATCCATTAAAATACCCTAGAAGTTCAAATATAAAAAATAGAGTAGTTCGATGGTTATACAAAATTCAGATTTCCAATTTATTAtagaatgaaaacaagaagttcaatttttttaAATAGAGCAGTACAAAATTCATACAAAAGGATTTTCATCGTTTCTAATAAAAAACTCTAGAAGTTCATATTTAAATAACGGGCTGGTTCAATATTTATTAGAAAACTAGGATTTTTCCATTACTACAAGGAAATAAATCAAGAAGTCCAAATTACGAAAATACAGAAGTTCGATATTTATAGAATCTTAGGTTTCCTTGTTATTAAGGAATAAAaaagaagaagttcaaattaaaataaatgaGTACTTTGATGTATATGGAAAACTCAAATTCTTTCCGTTTCTAGGAAAAAGGAAagcaagaagttcaattttaataAAATTGTATGATTCTAAAACCCATATTTTTTTCTCTAGAGAATAAAACTATTAATGTTTTAGAAATTATGGGTAAAAAAGCAAAAGAGATGTTCAAAAATAAAACCAGGAAATCCATattaaaaaggaataaaaagaCAAAGTCTAAAAAGACTTTAGCTAGAAGTCCACGTGTTTCGGCCCATGAAGTTGTATTTAGTTGTGCAAAAACACACACACAAAATGTTGTTTCTAGTGTTTTAAAACAGTTTTCTCAATCCATTATAAATTTGAAACACAATGCTAGGCACAGAAATGTTCTTCTATTCAACAAATTTCCAACGGTACATCATATTCTTATTCCAACATAAACGGTTAAAAACAAATTGGTGTATATTGTCACAAAAAAAagtttaatcatattaaaaaaagtTGCGTCTTTTCAACATGTTTCTAATGGTTTATCATTTGTGGAACTCCGAGTAACGGCTGAGGAATTACGAACAAAAATACGTGGTAGAAGTTTAAAGTGAAAACATCaataagttcgatgattatagaaaactcagatttttcctcgttattaaagaatggaaattagaagttcaaaaataaaataacaataagttctacttttaaaaatagagctcttcaaaatttcataaaaaggattaagaaataaaaccaggaagtctatattaaaaagatggagaagttcgatgactatagaaaactcagattttcctcgttattaaagaatagaAACAAGAAGGTCAAAAATAAAATAAGAAGAAGTTCAATTTTtacaaatagagcgcttcaaaatttcataaaaaaagattaagaaataaaaccaggaagtccatattaaaaagatggagaagttcgatgattatagaaaactcagattttcctcgttattaaagaatggaaataagaagttcaaaaataaaataagaagaagttcaacttttaaaaatagagcgcttcaaaattcataaaaagggATTAAGAAAATtagattaaaaattcataaaaacactcagatattttcacgtaaccgagagaagttcgaattgataactgccagaagttcacgtactacaatgTGTGCATTTTGtactaaaaaaagaataaaaaagcaaagtctaaaagttttgttgttataagttcaactcctccgtcggagaaagttaaaaaaatttattgtgagagaggtttgtacaaaaggaatatcatttgtgtaacacggacgaacggataagaaaattataaacgaaaatacgtcaaagaagttcaacgtgaaaatagcagaaagttcgactactatagtgaatgaatttcagatgaaaaacttttaaaatcgccgGGTGTATGAAAAAACGGTCAACATGGGAAAGTTTCGTTTTACATCAGCTTTACACCAGTAtattacttgctcaattccggtgagtgctcCGGTGAGTAGATGGGGAGTTACGGGCAAAAAAGCACgttaaaaacagagtgaagttcaagtagacacgccgagaagttcaagttcttcacgcgatgcattttcgacgaatctgtttcgcgataaagacaGAACAAATGATCTCGgcatttttgaaattacttgaaaacggctaggaaccgGAGAAAAccgtcaacatgaaaaagtttcgcattttccgtagctttttaacggcatattatttgcctcattccaataAAGTATGTAGAAATTACGCTGAAAATATGTTTTttgccattttcaaaattgacttaaaaccataaagaattgggagaaacaatacataccaaaaagttttgcatttgttcaagctttacaacgacatatcatttgctacattcggacgcacggttaaaaaatgagctcgaaaatacgaactcggtaggacttgtaccgttttctaaattactcttaaaccgttcaaattagaaaaaaaattcaacatgataaagtagtgcattttcataagcttttcaacgccatatcatttttctcaattggattagccgtttagaaatgacatcgaaaatacgaactcggctgtttggTTTGCAAAATTTTACGTTTTTCCAAGTTACTCTTTAACCATacagaattagagaaaactttcaacatgtggaaggagcggttttgcagcagctttccaatgccatattatttgccttattccgataaatggtttagaaatgcgatcgaaaatacgattcacgttttttgtgtgaagaaaaaacaatttttaaaactgctcttaaaccacttacattttgacaaatatttaagttgggtcatgatactggtgtccatagctttctaacggtatatcgcaagccccgtttGGGCAATGTTTGCGGGAGTTCAACCTAGTTCAGAGGAAAGTTCAGCCTACTACTagcgggcaggtcaggttgtgatcagaatattattctcatcccgtgatcagaatagtgtttatatatatatatatatatatatatatatatatatatatatatatatatatatatatatatatatatattcctcacCCCAGTCGAACCACACGCTCCAGGGAAGAAAGAATGGTTGCAAACGTAAATTTACCTCATGCATAGGCCTAGCCAAAAAAAGAAACCGGACTTGTGAGGTAAATTTACCTACGTCTCTTACTGCTAAAATAATAGGGAGAAACCCCACTCTATGGATCGTGGGATGGTGGGAGGTCTCTGCCACTTTCCAAACTGTCTCCGTCAGACGGACTGTTCACCGCCGCTACCCCCAACCTGCTCCGCGCCAGCCATGGCGGTTCCTTTTCCTCGGAGGCCAGAGGAGCATGTCACTGTATCCCTGCAGTGGCTTTGCAGAAGGAGAATAGGTCGTCATGCCAGTGGGATCCGGGCGGGATCCAATTCAGCGGAAGCGGCAGCGCCAAGTCTGACCTCGACCTCAACGCCAGGGCGGCGCTCGATTGTGTCGACCCGCTCCGCGAGCTCAGGACTGTGTTTCTCTCCTCTCCCACCCTCGTCTCCTTGGTTGAAAGGATCCAGAGATCTCGCCGGCCCCCGTTGAGTCATCATGGTATATATATCATCGACCTCCTCTTCTATTTGTTCACTTCTCCTAATTCATGTGTCCATGAGCTCAAGCTCCGCACCTTGCCTCTCTTGAACATGACTGCTTCCCCCCCTGGTGAATTTACCTATTTTTAACAGACTAAATTTCTTTTGTGTCGTCAAGAGTGCATCAGATTATTTGTGTATCTAAATGGGGTTGGTAAGTAGTGATGGGCAATCACTTGTGAAGGATTTACTCGTGCCAATTGTGATGATAGCAGGACGAAATTACCATGCTGTGTGAAATTAAAATACTTATTATGCTAAGGTCTCATAATATGAGAATTTGTCCTGTGGCGTCTGACACAACACTAGCATGGATGCGACCTGAGCATCTAGCTGGTTACAATTTTCCTCAGCTTGTAGTTTGGGTACTGGCTAGATTTTAATTTTGTTGTAAGTTCTTCTATTGTTTCCTGATTCTCAAGGAGATGCCAATATCCAATCCCAATGAAAGGTATATATCTCCAACTAGTGTTGTTTCTTGATGCTTCCTTAGATTGAAGCACGACTCGTTCTTTAGTTCAAGAGTTCAATATTTTTGTTGTAGGGATCAGGTGAGGCCTCACCGGCTCTACCTACTGTCATCAATGATGATGAACTCCATCGAAACATACTATTTTTTCCTCTGCAGAATTCTCCTTTTGTGAATCAACTTTGGTTCTATAGCCTGATAGCCTTATCAAACCCATTGGATTTTCCTTGCCCTTTTTTGGGAAGCAATGGGAGAAAGAATTTGTTCCAGAATGTAGGTTTGTACCACATTGCATGATGTGTAAGCCTCGCTGCAAATACACTTGTATTGTTCAGAAAAGTCTGTGTTCTACACTTCTATTACTCAGAGTCATACCTATAGCTAGTGCTCCTCCAAATGTTATTGTAATGTTGGTACTTAATGTAGATTCTGGAGGTGCTGCTAAAATTTCCTACTAGAGATAAAAGAAATTGTTTTGGGGATTTCTGTCTGTTTAGAGTGCACATGTGACTTTCCTATCATCCAGGTATGGATTTAAAGTAGATATACCTCATGTTGGATTTGAAGTAAATACTTCACATACTTCTTGTAGAGTTTCCTATCAATTTTCAGTTGCTTGTGTGCGACCATTGATTTCTATATAAAATTTATGAAATTATGTCATTAATTCTCTGGTAAAAATTATATCACCAAAGGCTTCCCTGGGCATGCTACTTTTCACTTCACAATTGAAAAAAGATGATAATCTTTTAGTCAACAATTAGTAATGCAAATTAGCAGCTGCTTCACTTTTCTTGTTTTCTTTTGCAATCTGCAAGGAACTCAAAAGACAGTTGTACATTTGCTCATTTGCATCCTGGTCCATATATAGTTTGGGCAATGTGGAATGTTAGAACTTGCAGTATACAGGTTTGGATAGAAATTCATGAATGCATGTTTTGAGGACTAAAAGCTTATCAATCAATTGGATGCTGAATTTTGTTATTCAGGACTAGATGACTCTCTCCATGCAAAAGAAAGTGAAGTAGTTAGCTCTCATATGAACGTGTTTCTAGATCTTTTGGCTCTATTATGCATGGATCTAATAAGAAGATTCGTTTAGTTAGCGGGCCATTGTCTTCAGTTTGAGCTTCATGATGTTACTACTTGTTCTATACAGATAGAACAAATTTATGTGTATATGGGTATTTCCAATTTTTACCTTAAATATTACTTTTCTTTTCAACCTTAGAAGTTAGAACTTAGAATAATCCTTATTTCCTTGTTTTTCTGGCTGGGTTGTTGTCTTTAGAATACCATGTTCTGTTTACAATGTTTTCACTAAAGGAAATTTTAATGGAAAACCCCATAGTTTCATTTCTTACTCAGGTTATCTATGTGTTGATTTCTTGTTTAAAACTGTTGGACGTGCATATTACCAAAGCTTCATATGTTTGACCCATCAGCATTATGCTATAAGGCTTTCATGCATTTTACTTAGCATAAGATGAGTTAAGAACCCTTTCGTTTTAGGTGGTAACTAAATAATGTAACTCAGTATGAACTAATAGATTGCAAGGGGGTTCTACAGATGCAGCAGCTGCAAGGACCGCGAGAAAGCACATGGTGCTGTATTGCGGTAATGCCGGGATGCTCATGTCACTTATGAGAATGAGCACAACCACAAGCATGTTCAGCTGCTCAACCTGTTGATGATCGCCGCGAATTCAGAAGCCCAATTGAAGCTACCAGTTCCATAAGAAGTTGAAGAACTCTAATTTTTTATGCCATGGATTGAACATGTCATTCAGCTGTTCTTTGGTTATTCAGTCTGACAAAAAGCAAAATTTGTAACAAAAGGGCAAAGATTTCACCGCCATATTTTTCATGATGTATAGTGAATACTTGATTGGGGTGCAATGCATTTACCTTTCAAAATATTCTATCGATAAAATTGTTCCATGTGAGAGCTTGTCGAATTTACTTGTAGAAGTACCACTGGAAGTTTGTTCTAATTTGTGTGTGCTTTTCAGCAGATTGTAATAGGCTTGTCAACAAGTATCTTTGTTGAGTTTATCCGAGAAAAATTGTGTTTATTTCTTGGTTTCGAATATTCTTCATGTCAGTATCTTCCTCTAGTATTTTGCCAGATGGTTGTCTATCGGATCATTTTGATAGTTATAGACCACAAACAAAAAGATTCCTGATATGCCAAATCAGAATGCACTATTTCTCTGAATACTATCAATGCAAAGGAAACCCTTTCTTCTCAGTTCTCATCTTCAGCGTTCTCCATGAGGTAAGTTCTATCTGTTCGATTCCGTGGTACTATAGGAGTAATTACAATAAGATAGTATGTGTCTTAGTTCTTCTATGACACAAAAACTCACTTATACAAGATTCAGGAGCTCTGATTAGAGGGATAATATGTTGTATTAAATGAAGGATGTAGGAAGTCTTGTTTTTTAGTGTCAACAAAAAGATGAAGGATGCAGGAAGTCGCAAGCCAATGGTGTACTGATGAAATTGTAGATGCTAACATGTTTTGTATTGAGAGAATCTAGTGTCTGTATGATAGTGTACAATGTATTTGTTTTCTATACAAAATACACATGGATGTTTTGAAAGGAGGTATATATGCTCGATTGATTATTATAAAGAATTCAAATATGTGATTGTTTTTCGAATTCCTTTCAAAATATAATATGAAATATTGTGTAATATGAAACCTTGAAGGTCAAATCTCGAATGTGACATATGGAGTCTAAAGTACAAttaaagtgtgcaatctggaaacaAAAAGGGGAAAAAACCTCTGAAATTCCCGGATTCCAACGAAAATTCAGTGAAACACAGTGCAGGCCAAAATAAGATGCAGTACGCTATATTAAGAAGTAAAGTTCTTGCACACACCAAAATCTGTCCAAATAAAATCGGAAATTCTCTTAATTTTTAGTATACCACATGCACCACTGGTATGCAAATAACTTAGCTAATTTCTTTGAGATGCACAATAACTCAACTAATCAGGATCTCCTCTAGCTCAGAATCCTTCCATCTGACAAAAGAATCATCGCCAGCCCCAATATCAATCACCTCTTGTGTCCTAGTGGGATCATCTTCGGAATTCTTCGCTCCTGCAGCAGAGGGGTCATCTTTAGTAGTTTCACATATACACACAGTAGGGTTGGCATAGAATTCGCTTCTTTCTCGCATGACTTCCATGCAATCTCAAATAGATCATTTGAAGACTACTCGCACCTGCGATGAGAATTTGTAAATTAGGTGTAGAGTTGTTTAACATTTTATTGTGACCAATAAATTATTCATTTCTTCTTTCCTTTTGATTAATTAGCCAATTAGCCTTCATAAGTTTGGTGCTCCGGTATCTTTTAGTTATAAACTCGCAGGCTCTGAAAGGCAACTAAATAGTAATCACTAAATTGTACTGGCATTAACTAACAACAATATACTTATAACCTATTTTAAATAACAATATAAAGAAGAGAAGGTTGCTGTTTTTGCATGACATGGAAAGAAGATCATTCTACGATTAAATTCAGCTAACAACAGTACACCTAAGTTCTGAGAGAAATGCACCATTGAACCaacaaaaataaaggaaaaaactGAATTTAGATAGACAGCCAAGCACAAATGCAGATTTAGGCCAACATGTATATGTCGAGCCTATGAGAAACATTACATGGCATTTGAAAAATGGAAACATCTAGGTTTGCAACCATCAAAAAGGATGAAGGATGGGTTCCGGCGCTAGTGTGATGATGACAGGATATGGCAGGAGCTCGGGGGCGGGGAATGGGAAAGCAGGCCGGGCCATGGCCGGCGCAACAAAGAGAGCGGAGGGTGGGGGCGGGTCATGGCACGGCCGCCGGCCGACGAGGCCTCTCGAAACGCTGCTCACCTCGACGCTGAGTCGCACACACCCAAATCCACCCGCGGTTGCCGTCGGCTCGCCGCCGAAACCTATCGCCGCTCACCTCCGAACCGCTCGCCGCTCCGCTCCCACTAGTTTCAGAAATTGCGGGGAGTGGGGTCCGCTCCTAAGTTGCTAAAGCCCATCATAAGAAAACAGTTGGTAGGGAATAAATTACCTAGGCTGGAAAGCGCGGTGCAGGCGGGTGCGATGGAAAAGTTGCCTGCCGGCTGGCTGGGTCGTTCGACCGGGGTGAAGAATAATTTATTTTTCACACTGGGTTTTAAATagactttctatatatatatatatatatatatatatatatatatatatatatatatatatatatatatatatatatatatatatatatatataaaatattctgatcacaacctgacctgccccgctagtagtacgttgaactttcctgtgaactaggttgaacttccgccaacattgctcaaatggggcttgcgatataccgttggaaagctatggacaccagtatcatgacccaacttaaatttttgacacaatgtaagcggtttaagagcagttttgaaaaccattttttcttcacacaaaaaacatgaattgtattttcgatcgcatttctaaaccgtttatcggaatgaggcatataatatggcgttggaaagctactgCAAAACCTCTACTTCcatatgttgaaagttttctctaattatctatggttaaagagtaatttgaaaaacataaaatttcacaaaccgaacagtCAAGTTCGTATTTTCAACGTCATTTCTAA encodes:
- the LOC119319310 gene encoding uncharacterized protein LOC119319310 → MKHFSGFKFEKKMASTRNGAEGGSQLRTSPSQRFLERPLRNLLMIWPAAATFLGMWVLVLAGKQAATSSCRQKLLTGVAWLLTPFAMPLTSRRWTTEVAGRILLFSIQRKQSESARASLVLPSQPSFC